A window of the Candidatus Microthrix parvicella Bio17-1 genome harbors these coding sequences:
- a CDS encoding hemerythrin domain-containing protein — protein MCDHCGCREFAPIAELTADHEQILSMAWAIVEAVRAGRPADVDEVGRLVTLLDAHAAKEEFGLYPELMELGELTEVACAVLEEEHRTIRAALVEGHFDRREYYALSAHIEVEEMELFSAAGYEFEEPEWVEMAAVHNAVDSGDRTAERTLQ, from the coding sequence ATGTGTGACCATTGCGGGTGCCGAGAGTTCGCTCCCATCGCCGAACTCACCGCCGACCACGAACAGATCCTGTCGATGGCCTGGGCAATCGTCGAAGCGGTACGGGCGGGCCGGCCGGCGGACGTTGACGAAGTGGGTCGGCTCGTCACGCTGCTCGACGCTCATGCCGCCAAGGAGGAGTTTGGGCTCTATCCGGAACTGATGGAGCTTGGCGAGTTGACCGAGGTCGCCTGTGCAGTCCTCGAGGAGGAGCACCGGACGATTCGAGCGGCGCTGGTGGAGGGCCACTTTGACCGACGCGAGTACTACGCGCTGTCGGCGCACATCGAGGTGGAGGAGATGGAACTCTTCTCCGCCGCCGGGTATGAGTTTGAAGAACCCGAGTGGGTTGAGATGGCGGCGGTTCACAACGCCGTCGACAGCGGCGACAGAACGGCTGAGAGGACCCTTCAATGA
- a CDS encoding potassium channel family protein, producing MKSLAFVLSYLAGPLRRRDLRMVAILLATFVVLVVTFAAIFHQVMAAEGQNHSWATAFYWTLVTMTTLGFGDITFTSDLGRIFSVIVLLTGTAYLLILLPFTFIQFVFVPWMNKRDASRAPRSLPADTAGHLILTRPGPIEDALIRRAEQAGVDYVVLVADPAEALQLHDEGYRVMVGSSDDPATHRAARVDKAALLSATWPDTTNANIIFTAREISADVPVVATANKEASVDVLELAGANEVLRLGLLLGSAMADRTLLPGGRSHLIGRFAGVLIAEARVAGTPLEGRSIADVELRRRLGVTVIGVWDQGVFTIAVPNIELNASSVLILAATQDQLDAYDRCYGTGSELEGSVVIIGAGRVGRAAAQAFAEADIGYKIIEQQPERILDEHYVLGDAADIAVLEAAGIRTATGVLITAHDDDINIYLTIYCRRLQPHLQIVARANLDRNVSTLYRAGADDVLSYASTGAAAVWNHFRGNDTLVVADGLDVFRSTVPVSMRDKTLATSGLREKTGCNLVAVETDGTLVGNPGADVVLTADTGLILIGDDAGQERLANLNDGWRARLRRRMA from the coding sequence ATGAAGAGCCTGGCGTTCGTTCTGAGCTATCTCGCCGGACCGCTGCGACGGCGCGACCTGCGCATGGTGGCAATTCTGCTGGCCACGTTCGTTGTGCTGGTGGTGACCTTCGCTGCGATCTTCCACCAGGTCATGGCCGCCGAGGGCCAAAATCACAGCTGGGCGACTGCGTTCTACTGGACGCTCGTCACCATGACGACCCTGGGCTTCGGCGACATCACCTTCACGTCCGATCTCGGCCGGATCTTCTCGGTGATCGTCCTGCTCACCGGCACCGCCTACCTGCTGATCCTGTTGCCGTTCACCTTCATTCAGTTTGTTTTCGTCCCCTGGATGAACAAGCGCGACGCCTCCAGGGCCCCCCGGTCGCTTCCGGCCGACACCGCCGGCCACCTGATCCTCACCCGGCCGGGGCCGATCGAGGACGCACTGATCCGGCGGGCTGAACAGGCCGGGGTGGACTACGTGGTGTTGGTCGCCGACCCGGCCGAGGCACTCCAACTGCACGACGAGGGCTACCGGGTGATGGTGGGCAGCAGCGACGACCCGGCGACCCACCGCGCCGCCCGGGTGGACAAGGCGGCATTGCTCTCCGCGACCTGGCCCGATACGACCAATGCCAACATCATCTTCACCGCCCGCGAGATCTCCGCCGACGTGCCCGTGGTTGCCACCGCCAACAAGGAGGCCTCGGTGGACGTACTCGAGCTTGCCGGAGCCAACGAGGTGCTGCGGTTGGGCCTCCTGCTCGGCTCGGCCATGGCCGATCGGACCCTGCTGCCCGGCGGACGGAGCCACCTGATCGGCCGATTCGCCGGAGTACTCATCGCTGAGGCCCGGGTCGCCGGAACACCGCTGGAGGGACGCTCCATCGCGGACGTCGAGCTACGAAGGCGACTGGGCGTGACCGTGATCGGGGTATGGGACCAGGGGGTCTTCACGATCGCCGTTCCCAACATCGAACTGAATGCCTCCTCGGTGCTCATCCTGGCCGCCACCCAGGACCAGCTCGACGCCTACGACCGTTGTTACGGGACCGGCTCCGAATTGGAAGGTTCGGTCGTGATCATCGGCGCCGGGCGGGTGGGGCGCGCCGCTGCTCAGGCCTTCGCCGAAGCGGACATCGGCTACAAGATCATCGAGCAACAACCCGAACGGATACTCGACGAGCACTATGTGCTTGGCGACGCCGCCGACATCGCCGTGCTGGAGGCCGCCGGGATCAGAACGGCCACCGGGGTGCTGATCACCGCACACGACGACGACATCAACATTTACCTCACCATCTACTGTCGCCGCCTCCAACCCCACCTGCAGATCGTCGCCCGGGCAAACCTGGACCGAAACGTGTCCACGCTGTATCGGGCGGGCGCGGATGACGTGCTGTCGTATGCCTCAACCGGGGCGGCGGCCGTCTGGAACCACTTCCGCGGCAACGACACCCTGGTGGTCGCCGACGGCCTCGACGTGTTCCGGTCGACGGTACCCGTCTCGATGCGCGACAAGACGCTGGCCACAAGCGGGCTGCGGGAGAAGACCGGCTGCAACCTGGTGGCCGTCGAGACCGACGGGACCCTGGTGGGCAACCCCGGCGCCGACGTGGTGCTGACCGCCGACACCGGTCTGATCCTGATCGGCGACGACGCCGGCCAGGAACGGCTGGCCAACCTCAACGACGGCTGGCGGGCCAGGCTGCGACGGCGCATGGCCTGA
- a CDS encoding transposase produces MTVGLTPRQGDVFRSTNRFVGEAVGEDSIWSILHRECHVLFPDDAFADLFQTTGRQSIPPRIVAVVMVLQKAFGLSDREATAAFQFDARWKYACGGLDFDYPGFERTVLAGMRSRLARSADPDRIFNANVDVARSAGLVGRRRVRRRPTPTGARPCEDAGP; encoded by the coding sequence GTGACGGTCGGGCTGACACCACGCCAGGGTGACGTGTTCCGGTCCACCAACCGCTTTGTAGGTGAGGCTGTTGGTGAGGACTCGATCTGGTCGATCCTCCACCGTGAGTGCCATGTGTTGTTCCCTGATGACGCGTTCGCGGACCTGTTCCAAACAACGGGCCGCCAGTCGATCCCACCCAGGATCGTGGCGGTGGTGATGGTGTTACAGAAAGCGTTCGGACTGTCGGACCGCGAAGCGACCGCTGCGTTCCAGTTCGACGCCCGCTGGAAATACGCGTGCGGCGGTTTGGATTTCGACTATCCGGGGTTCGAACGGACCGTGTTGGCCGGTATGCGTTCCCGGCTGGCCCGCTCAGCTGATCCGGACCGGATCTTCAACGCGAACGTCGATGTGGCCCGCTCTGCGGGGCTGGTCGGCCGCCGTCGGGTGCGTCGACGCCCCACCCCAACGGGCGCCCGGCCGTGCGAGGATGCGGGGCCATGA
- a CDS encoding hexameric tyrosine-coordinated heme protein, with protein sequence MALIPDNTLITATPEEGRALAIMIARKTIGAIQPDAEVRGELRPAYANDADSLTAAGHVVAIEFATVAAANNYWRG encoded by the coding sequence ATGGCGCTCATCCCCGACAACACCTTGATCACCGCCACCCCGGAGGAGGGCCGAGCGTTGGCGATCATGATCGCCCGCAAGACGATCGGTGCGATCCAGCCCGACGCCGAGGTCCGCGGGGAACTGCGCCCGGCGTACGCCAACGACGCCGACTCGCTGACCGCCGCCGGTCACGTCGTCGCCATCGAGTTCGCCACCGTGGCTGCCGCTAACAACTACTGGCGCGGCTGA
- a CDS encoding SDR family NAD(P)-dependent oxidoreductase, translating to MDDITPEEAPTEDGRPLDGQVCLIVGAGEGIGRACAEAFVREGATVALVARDAQRLTDLAADIEASTGGRAHPVAADLGEPDVGRRVVDAVMATLGRIDSVIAVATMAGRGALIDVDMDQLRRAFEVNVIGTLDVSRCAARTMVDAGLGGAIVHVSTLGTHSLPERQAPYTATKAAMVSASMTMAKELGPEGIRVNVVTPGYVTGAPLDQLCEHVAAKDGLDAADVSRRLASTAALRRHVDPADLAQAALFLAGSSGRNITGIELRVDGGQKVGP from the coding sequence ATGGACGACATCACTCCCGAGGAGGCACCGACCGAGGACGGTCGACCGCTCGACGGCCAGGTGTGTCTCATCGTCGGCGCCGGGGAGGGCATCGGTCGGGCGTGTGCCGAGGCCTTCGTCCGCGAGGGCGCCACGGTGGCGTTGGTCGCACGAGACGCGCAACGGCTCACCGATCTGGCCGCCGACATCGAGGCCTCCACCGGAGGACGGGCGCACCCGGTTGCCGCCGACCTCGGGGAGCCGGACGTCGGCCGTCGGGTCGTCGACGCCGTCATGGCGACGCTCGGCCGCATCGACTCCGTGATCGCGGTGGCCACCATGGCAGGGCGAGGGGCCCTCATCGACGTCGACATGGACCAGCTCAGGCGGGCGTTCGAGGTCAACGTGATTGGCACCCTCGACGTCAGCCGCTGCGCTGCCCGCACGATGGTCGACGCCGGCCTGGGCGGAGCCATCGTGCACGTCTCCACGCTGGGAACCCACTCGCTCCCCGAGCGGCAGGCGCCATATACCGCGACCAAGGCGGCGATGGTCTCGGCGTCGATGACGATGGCCAAGGAACTCGGCCCCGAGGGCATCAGGGTGAACGTGGTGACGCCCGGTTACGTCACCGGAGCCCCCCTCGACCAGCTGTGCGAACACGTCGCCGCCAAGGACGGCCTCGATGCCGCCGACGTGTCCCGGCGGTTGGCCTCAACGGCGGCGCTGCGGCGCCACGTCGACCCGGCCGACCTCGCTCAGGCGGCGCTGTTTCTGGCCGGGTCCTCCGGACGCAACATCACCGGGATCGAACTGCGGGTGGATGGCGGCCAGAAGGTCGGGCCGTAG
- a CDS encoding glycosyltransferase family 39 protein, with product MSDQPADDAPTSTEVDRSRQHRRVSSSVATGLVCGVATLLLGLIRIGRAFGYDEGFTYYYFIRGGSVRRALTTQIVFNNHPMFSAIQAVAWRLGLVSEQAQRLGPALCGAIAVGLVAWFVARHVGAVAGVAAGVVLALNPIFLDQFRQLRGYALATAAVVAAGAALWRSWDDHRLRWLIIQGALMVIAVTTHAYSALTLLMLAAASIALRRVRPAHFSTWLVAAVVAIGITFPLIDDIRANTEARGNRYLADFPLELAREFIGWSWPAVAVIGLAVVTGIVTLSMRSKQHLMAVAVSGAILVGAVAIMWQVVQPYDLYVRFFVSAMPLVAALAGFGVARLPRPAQVVVVIAMVWALLPGALEVLDSQPRTREAAALVNIVRAEGLEVCGSNAEPLFVYTSPFPQVSDNGDLASCDVYVSVLGLGAEQRARLATRFEDHITLRGGIIIWADSGEIDRLERSGKVPAS from the coding sequence GTGAGTGACCAACCAGCAGACGATGCACCCACCAGCACCGAGGTCGATCGTTCTCGGCAACACCGCCGAGTCTCGTCGAGCGTCGCAACCGGCCTTGTCTGCGGTGTCGCAACGCTCCTGCTCGGACTGATCCGCATCGGCCGAGCGTTCGGATACGACGAGGGTTTCACCTACTACTACTTCATCAGGGGTGGGTCGGTCAGGCGAGCGCTGACGACGCAGATCGTCTTCAACAACCACCCGATGTTCTCGGCGATACAGGCGGTCGCGTGGCGCCTGGGGCTGGTGAGCGAACAGGCGCAGCGCCTCGGTCCGGCGTTGTGCGGGGCGATCGCCGTCGGCCTCGTGGCGTGGTTTGTTGCCCGTCACGTCGGTGCCGTAGCGGGCGTGGCAGCAGGTGTTGTACTCGCACTCAACCCCATATTCCTCGACCAATTCCGGCAGCTCCGCGGGTACGCGTTGGCCACTGCGGCGGTCGTCGCCGCGGGAGCGGCACTTTGGCGATCGTGGGACGACCATCGACTCCGCTGGCTGATCATCCAGGGAGCGCTGATGGTCATTGCGGTCACGACCCACGCCTACAGCGCGCTCACGCTTCTGATGTTGGCAGCAGCTTCGATCGCACTACGTCGCGTCCGGCCGGCCCATTTCTCCACATGGCTGGTGGCGGCGGTTGTCGCCATAGGGATCACGTTCCCGCTGATTGACGACATCAGAGCCAACACCGAGGCTCGGGGCAATCGCTACCTCGCCGACTTCCCTCTGGAACTCGCGCGGGAGTTCATCGGTTGGTCCTGGCCGGCTGTGGCAGTGATCGGACTGGCCGTCGTGACCGGCATCGTCACGCTGTCCATGCGGTCGAAGCAGCACCTGATGGCGGTCGCAGTGAGCGGCGCAATCCTCGTTGGAGCGGTGGCGATCATGTGGCAGGTGGTCCAGCCTTACGACCTCTACGTTCGGTTCTTCGTCAGCGCGATGCCACTCGTAGCCGCGCTTGCCGGCTTCGGCGTCGCTCGACTTCCCAGGCCCGCACAGGTGGTAGTGGTCATTGCAATGGTGTGGGCCCTGCTGCCCGGCGCGCTCGAAGTACTCGACAGCCAACCTCGGACCCGCGAGGCGGCGGCGCTGGTGAACATCGTCCGCGCCGAAGGCCTGGAGGTCTGCGGGAGTAACGCCGAACCGCTCTTTGTCTACACCTCACCGTTCCCGCAGGTCTCCGACAATGGCGACCTCGCGTCATGTGACGTCTACGTATCGGTCCTTGGGCTTGGGGCCGAGCAGCGCGCCCGCCTGGCCACCAGATTCGAGGACCACATAACGCTGCGTGGTGGGATCATCATCTGGGCAGACAGCGGGGAGATCGACCGCCTCGAACGCAGTGGAAAGGTCCCCGCGAGCTGA
- a CDS encoding NADP-dependent oxidoreductase has product MRAYVRIDGQSQDVKLMDVPTPEVGDGQVLVEMHAFGVGIHDRYFIPPNGPFPYVIGIEGAGVVAGLGEGVDTVKVGDRVRVATNMEPQGGTWADYAVVPATGLSPIPDGLGFPTAAGITVPGKSAVESTHALALTEGDTLFVAGASGAIGTLVVQLAAQRGIRVIGSASAPNHDYLLSLGAEAAVDYREVGWPDDVLAWAPGGVDAALAIQPGTGASSRQVVRDGGRVITVSGDQEAPDRGVTVEPFVHRQDTGGEMDALVDDITAGRIRLVLEHVHPFAEALTALEATETRHARGKRVATLPVAE; this is encoded by the coding sequence ATGAGGGCCTATGTGCGTATCGACGGGCAGAGTCAAGACGTGAAGCTGATGGACGTTCCGACGCCGGAGGTTGGCGACGGCCAGGTGCTCGTCGAGATGCACGCGTTTGGCGTGGGCATCCACGACCGCTACTTCATCCCGCCGAACGGCCCGTTTCCGTACGTCATCGGCATCGAGGGTGCCGGGGTCGTCGCCGGATTGGGCGAGGGGGTCGACACGGTCAAGGTGGGCGACCGCGTCAGGGTGGCGACCAACATGGAGCCCCAGGGCGGAACCTGGGCCGACTACGCGGTGGTCCCGGCGACGGGTCTGTCGCCGATTCCCGACGGCCTCGGGTTTCCGACCGCAGCCGGCATCACCGTGCCCGGCAAGTCGGCCGTCGAGAGCACGCACGCGCTCGCGCTCACCGAGGGTGACACCCTGTTCGTGGCGGGCGCCTCGGGGGCGATCGGCACGCTGGTGGTGCAGCTGGCGGCGCAACGGGGCATCCGGGTCATCGGCTCGGCCTCGGCCCCCAACCACGACTACCTGTTGTCGCTCGGGGCCGAGGCCGCCGTGGACTATCGCGAGGTCGGGTGGCCCGACGACGTGCTGGCCTGGGCACCGGGCGGGGTGGACGCGGCGCTGGCCATCCAGCCGGGCACGGGCGCATCGAGCCGGCAGGTGGTGCGCGACGGGGGCCGGGTGATCACCGTCTCGGGTGACCAGGAGGCGCCCGACCGCGGGGTCACGGTGGAACCGTTTGTGCATCGCCAGGACACCGGCGGTGAGATGGACGCGCTGGTCGACGACATCACCGCGGGGCGCATCCGCCTGGTGCTGGAACACGTCCACCCGTTCGCCGAGGCGCTGACGGCGTTGGAGGCGACGGAGACCCGTCATGCACGGGGCAAGCGGGTGGCCACCCTGCCCGTCGCCGAGTAG
- a CDS encoding glycoside hydrolase family 16 protein, with protein MNLRRTRMTRGAALLAAPLLIATACSGNDTNEQADSSTTTTTPSGPTPRFADEFDVDGPLDWEVWEPIIEKRHESYQTDRDKNVRVEDGNLVIEAHQEDYKDAKYTSAMIQTRESFQYGRFEARMKLPETPGTWPAFWLVNDDQWPDFGEIDVMEHFARETETKGEPQSMGYVETNLHSTPPKAVPALTDWGRAKSTQVDVAEWHTYAVEWAEGEIRFFIDDEETATHVRPPKGDEQTWPFDDHPEVIAFDMFLGAYAGEVDSAALPQQLLVDWVRVWPLDDAAGEEAPDDTTPPSTTQSG; from the coding sequence GTGAACCTTCGACGAACCCGGATGACGCGCGGAGCGGCACTCCTCGCCGCCCCCCTGCTCATCGCCACAGCGTGCAGCGGCAACGACACCAACGAGCAGGCCGACTCATCGACCACCACGACGACACCATCTGGCCCGACGCCGCGCTTTGCGGACGAGTTCGACGTCGACGGTCCGCTCGACTGGGAGGTGTGGGAACCGATCATCGAGAAGCGTCACGAGTCGTACCAAACCGACCGCGACAAGAACGTGCGCGTCGAGGACGGCAACCTGGTCATCGAAGCCCACCAGGAGGACTACAAGGACGCCAAGTACACCTCCGCGATGATCCAGACCCGGGAGTCGTTTCAGTACGGTCGGTTTGAGGCCCGGATGAAGCTGCCGGAAACGCCCGGCACGTGGCCGGCGTTCTGGTTGGTCAACGACGACCAGTGGCCCGACTTCGGCGAGATCGACGTGATGGAGCACTTCGCCCGCGAGACGGAGACCAAGGGAGAGCCGCAGTCGATGGGCTACGTCGAGACGAACCTGCACTCCACCCCGCCCAAGGCTGTTCCGGCGCTCACCGACTGGGGCCGGGCGAAGTCCACCCAGGTCGACGTCGCCGAGTGGCACACCTACGCGGTCGAATGGGCCGAGGGTGAGATCCGCTTCTTCATCGATGATGAGGAGACGGCCACCCACGTTCGCCCGCCCAAGGGCGACGAGCAGACCTGGCCCTTTGACGACCATCCCGAGGTGATCGCGTTCGACATGTTCCTCGGCGCCTATGCGGGCGAGGTCGACTCCGCAGCGCTTCCCCAGCAGCTCCTCGTCGATTGGGTTCGGGTGTGGCCCCTCGACGACGCCGCGGGCGAGGAGGCCCCCGACGACACGACCCCACCCAGCACCACCCAGTCGGGCTGA
- a CDS encoding Gmad2 immunoglobulin-like domain-containing protein, which produces MGGSGVRADSGGVPGRFRWRRLAMVSAMVLGLAGVVACGDGASTEVTATAPDAGAAPSPAGESSWRAASETRVYFAWNEKVGAAGRSSSPGTPEGAIEALLKGPDAFETDIGMTSAIPDATKLLGVSVSGGTAVVDLSGAFQTGGGSLSMQLRVAQVVFTATQFDEVDRVTIHLDGAPVDGIGGEGVPATEVDRNDSANVTPAVLVESPTPGANVASPLAVSGISNTFEATVNYSIADGDGLIVAEGHTTATAGNGTWGDFEFTETFENAKPGLGAVIAFQEDAEKGGQRDVYEVPVRFGATPPSSAASPPDAAPTPTSASAPAPPPPPPPSGPPASAVFTG; this is translated from the coding sequence GTGGGCGGTTCCGGAGTTCGCGCTGACAGCGGTGGAGTGCCCGGGAGGTTCCGTTGGCGACGGCTGGCCATGGTTTCGGCGATGGTGCTCGGGCTGGCGGGTGTTGTCGCGTGCGGCGACGGAGCCAGCACGGAAGTTACCGCCACCGCCCCGGACGCAGGAGCAGCGCCGTCGCCCGCAGGCGAATCCAGCTGGCGCGCCGCCTCGGAGACGCGTGTCTACTTTGCGTGGAACGAGAAGGTCGGAGCCGCCGGACGCTCCAGTTCCCCGGGGACGCCGGAGGGAGCGATCGAAGCGCTGCTCAAGGGCCCCGACGCCTTCGAGACCGACATCGGCATGACCAGCGCGATCCCCGACGCCACCAAGCTCCTCGGGGTGTCGGTCTCGGGCGGCACGGCCGTGGTCGACCTTTCCGGCGCGTTCCAGACCGGCGGCGGCAGCCTGTCGATGCAGCTCCGGGTCGCCCAGGTGGTTTTCACCGCAACGCAGTTCGATGAGGTCGACCGGGTGACGATCCACCTGGACGGCGCACCGGTGGACGGCATCGGCGGCGAGGGCGTACCCGCCACGGAGGTGGACCGCAACGACTCCGCCAACGTCACCCCCGCGGTCTTGGTGGAATCGCCCACCCCGGGGGCCAACGTGGCCTCCCCGCTGGCGGTCTCCGGCATCTCCAACACCTTCGAGGCAACCGTGAACTACTCCATCGCCGACGGCGACGGGCTCATCGTCGCCGAGGGGCACACAACCGCCACCGCGGGCAACGGCACTTGGGGCGACTTCGAGTTCACCGAGACCTTCGAGAACGCCAAGCCGGGGCTGGGCGCGGTGATCGCATTCCAAGAAGACGCAGAGAAGGGCGGCCAGCGGGACGTGTACGAGGTACCTGTGCGATTTGGGGCGACGCCTCCATCCTCAGCGGCCTCCCCGCCCGACGCCGCGCCGACGCCGACATCGGCCTCAGCACCGGCACCCCCACCCCCACCCCCACCCTCGGGGCCTCCGGCATCGGCTGTCTTTACGGGCTGA
- a CDS encoding nucleoside deaminase, with the protein MNDDDLLHLRRCLELAAEAVERGDQPFGSVLVSGDGTVLAERRNQIVTTGDLTAHPELALAGWASQHLGAAQRGAATMYTSGEHCTMCAAAHVRVGIGRLVYVLSAPMIAELAKPDVMINLRATDIAAASNFGIVIEGPCDELVPEATALFHRWRGPHRAASAASTIQFESRI; encoded by the coding sequence ATGAACGACGACGACCTCCTCCACCTGCGACGCTGCCTGGAACTCGCCGCTGAGGCGGTTGAACGCGGCGACCAACCCTTTGGTTCGGTGCTGGTCTCGGGTGACGGCACCGTGCTGGCCGAACGCCGGAACCAGATCGTCACCACCGGCGACCTCACCGCCCACCCCGAGCTGGCGCTGGCCGGTTGGGCGTCCCAACACCTCGGTGCCGCTCAGCGTGGCGCTGCCACGATGTACACCAGTGGTGAGCACTGCACGATGTGCGCCGCCGCCCACGTGCGGGTGGGCATCGGCAGGCTGGTCTATGTGCTGTCGGCTCCGATGATCGCCGAGCTGGCCAAACCCGACGTGATGATCAACCTGCGGGCCACCGACATCGCCGCAGCGTCCAACTTCGGCATCGTGATCGAGGGCCCCTGCGACGAACTGGTGCCCGAGGCCACAGCGCTCTTCCACAGATGGCGAGGCCCACATCGCGCTGCCTCAGCAGCGAGCACGATCCAGTTCGAGTCAAGAATCTGA
- a CDS encoding lipase family protein: protein MMFLNVRTTGRISAALAATMMLLGVSACSGNASSTSDEVGSGATGQTTTTSGAEPTPFTAKPFDGDDAAFYVPPDPLPEGEPGELIRVMDLGEADGAATVKVMYHSRDGADRDRAVTGLVTYPTGTAPKDGWPVTATAPGTVGLAPRCGVSRQAKVAPDWGVEGVAVMTDYIGLGTEGGPLHPYFSKPSEGHSVIDGVRAARQLADAHAGNRWLSVGHSQGGHGALSAGELAADYAPELDLVATLALAPAVMFENVYGGIDPIVTGILTAMSLYGGAGEHPGIKLGDYVTDELAAASDVFTTGCLPEITDTLIPLSAGKQLFTHDPRDTEPAHQLLLANDVGEVKVDAPLFLVSGTADDRVVIDRVRDLYARLCETGQVTELLIVDDATHDSIIGETSEQTSAWLNARLDGDPPTDSCAKSPTAP from the coding sequence ATGATGTTCCTCAATGTTCGAACAACCGGCCGGATCTCAGCGGCGCTGGCGGCGACCATGATGCTGCTGGGTGTGAGCGCGTGCTCGGGCAACGCCTCCTCCACCTCCGACGAAGTCGGGTCCGGGGCGACCGGCCAGACGACGACAACCTCCGGCGCCGAGCCGACCCCGTTTACCGCCAAGCCCTTCGACGGCGACGATGCGGCGTTCTACGTGCCGCCCGACCCGTTACCCGAAGGCGAGCCCGGCGAGCTGATCCGGGTGATGGACCTCGGCGAGGCGGACGGTGCCGCAACGGTCAAGGTGATGTACCACTCCCGCGACGGCGCCGACCGGGACCGGGCGGTCACCGGCCTGGTGACCTACCCCACCGGCACGGCACCCAAGGATGGCTGGCCGGTGACGGCCACCGCGCCGGGCACGGTTGGGCTGGCACCCCGGTGCGGCGTCAGCCGCCAGGCCAAGGTTGCCCCGGACTGGGGCGTCGAAGGCGTGGCCGTGATGACCGACTACATCGGGCTGGGCACCGAGGGCGGGCCGCTGCACCCGTACTTCTCCAAGCCCAGCGAAGGCCACAGCGTGATCGACGGGGTCCGCGCCGCCAGGCAGCTCGCCGATGCCCACGCAGGCAACCGCTGGCTGTCGGTCGGCCACTCCCAAGGCGGGCACGGCGCGCTGTCGGCCGGCGAACTGGCCGCGGATTACGCGCCGGAGCTCGACCTCGTGGCCACGTTGGCCCTCGCCCCGGCGGTGATGTTCGAGAACGTCTACGGCGGCATCGACCCGATCGTCACCGGCATCCTCACCGCGATGAGCCTGTACGGCGGGGCGGGCGAGCACCCCGGGATCAAGCTCGGCGACTACGTGACCGACGAGCTGGCCGCTGCCTCGGACGTGTTCACCACCGGGTGCCTGCCCGAGATCACCGACACGCTGATACCGCTGTCGGCGGGCAAACAACTCTTCACCCACGACCCGCGCGACACCGAACCGGCCCACCAACTGCTGTTGGCGAACGATGTTGGCGAGGTCAAGGTGGACGCTCCGCTGTTTCTGGTGTCGGGCACCGCGGACGACCGGGTGGTGATCGACCGGGTGCGCGACCTGTATGCCCGCCTGTGTGAGACCGGTCAGGTGACCGAGCTGTTGATCGTCGATGACGCCACCCACGACAGCATCATCGGTGAGACATCGGAGCAGACCTCGGCGTGGCTGAACGCCCGCCTCGACGGCGACCCGCCCACCGACAGCTGCGCCAAGAGCCCGACCGCTCCCTGA